One window of the Trifolium pratense cultivar HEN17-A07 linkage group LG2, ARS_RC_1.1, whole genome shotgun sequence genome contains the following:
- the LOC123911364 gene encoding putative pectinesterase/pectinesterase inhibitor 45, protein MAFQDFDLVSERRKTNAAKHLRKKILFGVTSVLLVACVIAAAAFVIVKQTGRDQEKAVPKAKPEGRVDQTSRLVKVLCSNSNYKAKCETTLTEALKKDPKLSEPKDLLMVSMVIAENEINKAFNETGKMKFASEEEKGAYEDCKELFADAKEEMGLSINEVGQVDVDKLSSKTADVNNWLSAVMSYQQTCIDGFPEGDFKKKLEKMFTESRELVSNSMAVVSQVSQIVNAFSGGISGFKLPWGKIDAPAPAPVAGAKLNLAGAPAGSPGAAPVGAPGAEPIFLAPAGSPDAAPVGAPGAAPVAAADAPAWASPVLELPGSTEKPTPNVTVAQDGSGDFKTISDALAAIPAKYEGRYVVYVKEGVYDELVTVTKKMVNLTMYGDGGLKSIITGNKNYVDGVRTFQTASFVVLGDGFLGRDMGFRNTAGAIKHQAVAARIQADQAIFVNCNFEGYQDTLYAQTHRQFYRDCIISGTIDFIFGDASAVFQNCQMIIRKPLDNQQNIVTAQGRLDKQETTAFVLQKCVFKGEDGLPPTTKNYLGRPWKEYSRTIIMESDIGGLIHPDGWLPWEGDFALTTLYYGEFNNVGAGANTNARVKWIGRKDINRDEAITYTVEPFLQGTWINGTGVPAQLGLYN, encoded by the exons ATGGCGTTCCAAGATTTTGATCTTGTATCAGAAAGGCGAAAAACTAACGCTGCCAAACACCTTAGGAAAAAGATTTTGTTCGGTGTAACTTCCGTCCTTTTAGTAGCATGTGTTATAGCAGCTGCAGCATTTGTTATTGTCAAACAAACCGGTAGAGACCAAGAGAAGGCTGTTCCAAAAGCAAAGCCCGAAGGGCGGGTAGATCAAACATCGAGGCTTGTGAAAGTGTTGTGCAGTAATTCGAATTACAAGGCAAAATGTGAAACCACACTTACCGAGGCATTGAAAAAAGATCCTAAATTGTCAGAACCTAAGGATCTTCTAATGGTTTCCATGGTAATCGCCGAGAATGAAATTAACAAGGCGTTCAACGAAACTGGGAAAATGAAATTCGCTTCCGAGGAAGAAAAGGGAGCTTACGAAGATTGTAAGGAATTGTTTGCGGATGCTAAAGAAGAAATGGGATTGTCTATCAATGAAGTTGGTCAAGTTGATGTTGACAAACTATCTTCAAAAACAGCTGATGTGAACAACTGGCTTAGTGCTGTTATGTCTTACCAACAAACTTGCATTGATGGTTTCCCCGAAGGcgattttaagaaaaaattggagAAGATGTTCACCGAATCAAGGGAACTTGTTAGCAATTCAATGGCGGTTGTTTCACAAGTTTCTCAAATTGTTAATGCATTCAGTGGTGGAATTTCTGGATTCAAATTACCTTGGGGTAAAATTGATGCACCAGCTCCCGCTCCCGTTGCTGGTGCTAAGCTCAATCTTGCCGGTGCTCCTGCTGGTTCTCCTGGTGCTGCACCTGTTGGTGCTCCCGGTGCTGAACCAATTTTCCTCGCTCCAGCTGGTTCTCCTGACGCTGCACCTGTTGGTGCTCCCGGTGCTGCTCCAGTTGCTGCCGCCGATGCTCCTGCTTGGGCTTCACCTGTTCTTGAGTTGCCTGGATCAACTGAGAAACCTACTCCTAATGTCACCGTCGCTCAAGATGGTAGTGGAGACTTCAAAACCATCTCCGATGCTTTGGCTGCTATTCCAGCCAAATACGAAGGAAG GTATGTTGTGTATGTTAAGGAAGGAGTGTACGATGAGTTGGTTACAGTGACAAAGAAAATGGTGAACCTTACCATGTATGGTGATGGTGGTTTAAAGAGTATCATCACCGGCAACAAGAATTACGTCGATGGAGTCCGAACTTTCCAAACTGCGTCATTCG TGGTACTTGGCGATGGATTCTTGGGCAGAGACATGGGATTCAGAAACACAGCCGGTGCCATCAAGCATCAAGCCGTGGCCGCCAGAATCCAAGCAGATCAAGCCATATTTGTCAACTGCAACTTCGAAGGTTATCAAGACACATTGTACGCACAAACCCACAGACAATTCTACCGCGACTGTATCATTTCTGGCACAATCGATTTCATCTTTGGTGACGCATCCGCAGTCTTCCAAAACTGCCAAATGATTATTAGAAAGCCACTCGACAACCAACAAAACATCGTCACCGCACAAGGAAGACTCGACAAACAAGAAACCACTGCATTCGTGCTACAAAAATGTGTCTTCAAGGGCGAAGATGGCCTTCCACCAACAACCAAGAATTACCTCGGAAGACCATGGAAGGAATATTCAAGGACAATTATCATGGAATCCGACATTGGCGGTTTGATTCATCCCGACGGTTGGTTACCTTGGGAAGGTGATTTTGCATTAACCACATTGTATTATGGTGAGTTTAACAATGTTGGTGCTGGTGCTAATACTAATGCAAGAGTTAAATGGATTGGACGCAAAGATATCAACCGGGATGAGGCTATTACTTATACCGTTGAACCATTCTTGCAAGGAACATGGATCAATGGTACAGGTGTTCCAGCTCAATTAGGCTTGTACAATTAA